The Candidatus Gracilibacteria bacterium genome includes a window with the following:
- a CDS encoding ribosome-binding factor A codes for MNIRQKRLADAIRSYASQTILNYEQMQPHNFGIISVTNVDISIDYSYADIFVTAQTNEKELPHFIAPVAHDIERHIGKEFSLRKTPRIRFKLPKEARKETNILELINTLDHQYGLSQMDS; via the coding sequence ATGAATATCCGACAAAAACGCCTTGCTGACGCCATACGAAGCTATGCAAGCCAAACAATTCTCAACTACGAACAGATGCAACCTCATAATTTCGGGATTATATCTGTCACCAATGTTGATATCAGTATTGATTATTCTTATGCTGACATATTCGTCACTGCTCAGACGAACGAGAAAGAATTGCCACACTTCATCGCACCAGTAGCACACGACATTGAACGACATATCGGAAAGGAATTCTCTCTGAGAAAAACTCCGCGCATACGATTCAAGCTCCCAAAAGAAGCACGAAAGGAAACAAATATTCTAGAACTTATCAATACGCTCGATCATCAATATGGACTTTCTCAGATGGATTCGTAA
- a CDS encoding FtsQ-type POTRA domain-containing protein, whose protein sequence is MDFLRWIRNFSKKYKNRGFQSEVKKEKQQKYLFRDSGSQIQTKRGGIFREKKRALKPFTNFFQEKIYNNTAFLYEDKRILGYIGAILIVLCIYIFLFSPYFQISPSKVLISAETDGIDINIAYRSIEDIYEQNLFFFDEEKLAQNLKKYQNNIETVSIDRLYPNGLKIIIKSHPILYRASVSGRTNKIWGLTANGVLIPLAKEKIESLPAFDIITNIGEDELLDYKSIIDENKLAAINKVFEIFKEEWSEIKLGKTRFLTQENEFHVSLENGGRILFALQDFSVNKTKDADIYKNLKNQLLTLKTYIEKNHAVFESDGLIYIDVRIPGKVFVCKIKDVCTKNLDSIYGDRYK, encoded by the coding sequence ATGGACTTTCTCAGATGGATTCGTAACTTCTCGAAAAAATATAAAAATCGTGGTTTTCAATCGGAAGTCAAAAAAGAAAAACAACAAAAATATTTGTTTCGTGATTCTTGAAGTCAGATTCAGACAAAACGATGAGGAATTTTTCGTGAAAAAAAACGAGCCTTGAAGCCATTCACGAATTTTTTCCAAGAAAAGATCTATAACAACACTGCCTTTCTCTATGAAGACAAGCGAATTCTCTGATACATCGGAGCGATCCTGATAGTACTCTGTATCTATATATTCTTGTTTTCTCCATATTTTCAGATATCCCCTTCGAAAGTACTTATTAGTGCGGAGACAGATGGTATCGATATAAATATTGCATATCGCTCCATAGAAGATATCTATGAACAAAATCTGTTCTTCTTCGATGAGGAAAAACTCGCGCAGAATCTCAAGAAATATCAGAACAATATCGAAACTGTGAGTATCGACCGTCTCTATCCAAATGGACTCAAAATTATCATAAAGAGTCATCCGATACTCTATCGAGCAAGTGTGTCTGGTAGAACCAACAAAATATGGTGACTCACTGCGAATGGTGTTCTCATCCCACTTGCGAAAGAAAAAATCGAGAGCCTTCCTGCTTTTGATATCATAACGAACATTGGAGAAGATGAATTACTGGATTACAAAAGTATCATAGATGAAAACAAACTTGCGGCTATCAATAAAGTATTTGAGATTTTCAAAGAAGAATGGAGTGAAATAAAACTCGGAAAAACGCGATTTCTCACACAAGAAAATGAATTCCATGTTTCACTCGAGAATGGTGGAAGAATACTATTTGCACTCCAGGATTTCTCTGTAAACAAGACAAAAGATGCAGATATCTATAAAAATCTCAAGAATCAACTTCTGACTCTCAAAACATATATCGAGAAAAATCATGCCGTGTTCGAATCTGATGGTCTGATATATATTGATGTTCGTATTCCTGGAAAGGTTTTTGTCTGCAAAATCAAAGATGTTTGTACAAAAAATCTGGATTCTATCTATGGTGATAGATATAAATAA
- a CDS encoding endonuclease III — protein sequence MKKSILDDIIQEIIRLYGGKKIELDYTTPFQLLCAVILSAQTTDKQVNKVSPPFFAKVREAKDIIDISLEEIESDLKYVNFFRNKSRYIKETGTRLANEYHGVIPNDIKLLQTFPGIGIKTAKVILSVLYDMPYIGVDTHIHRVLNRIGIVTTKTPEQTDREVDILFSQTQKQNFHHPCVLFGRYTCIARNPKCETCSIKKWCAYYKHTIKKIK from the coding sequence ATGAAGAAATCTATACTTGATGATATTATTCAGGAAATTATACGGCTCTACGGAGGCAAGAAAATAGAGCTAGACTATACGACGCCATTTCAACTTCTCTGTGCTGTCATACTTTCTGCACAGACAACCGATAAGCAAGTCAACAAAGTCAGTCCACCATTTTTCGCGAAAGTTCGCGAAGCAAAAGATATTATAGATATTTCTCTTGAGGAGATAGAATCCGATCTGAAATATGTGAACTTTTTTCGGAATAAATCTCGATATATCAAGGAAACTGGAACTCGCCTCGCGAATGAATACCATGGAGTCATTCCGAATGATATCAAGCTCCTACAGACATTCCCAGGAATCGGTATCAAAACAGCCAAAGTAATACTCTCCGTGCTCTATGATATGCCCTATATCGGTGTAGATACGCATATTCATCGAGTGCTGAATCGGATAGGAATCGTGACAACGAAAACCCCAGAACAGACAGATAGGGAAGTGGATATTCTTTTTTCACAGACTCAGAAACAGAATTTTCATCATCCGTGTGTTCTGTTCGGCAGATATACTTGTATCGCGAGAAATCCGAAATGTGAAACCTGTAGTATAAAAAAATGGTGTGCCTATTATAAACACACCATCAAGAAAATTAAATAG
- a CDS encoding AMMECR1 domain-containing protein, which translates to MQNLVRKTLEIYLREKRIITLSDIEGTLLEHTKTKKSVFVTLYYQGKVIASSGRIQCKKENTLYECIDNTLLCLKDPRFAIEIQNPEKLADIRIRVDIFSLSDRRMLQKIEDLDTRNEGIIFLSQNLGKMSIILPHMVHLDSAPKNYFNLACRKAELDPTQLNPNDYVIFGIKTESLSDI; encoded by the coding sequence ATGCAAAATCTTGTTCGTAAAACGCTCGAAATCTACCTTCGTGAAAAAAGAATTATTACTCTTTCTGATATTGAGTGAACTCTTCTCGAACATACGAAGACAAAAAAATCTGTATTTGTGACATTGTACTACCAGGGAAAAGTTATCGCTTCGAGCGGACGAATCCAGTGTAAAAAAGAAAATACACTCTATGAATGTATCGATAATACTCTGCTGTGTTTGAAGGATCCTCGTTTTGCTATAGAAATCCAGAATCCAGAAAAATTGGCTGATATTCGGATTCGAGTGGATATTTTTTCTCTCTCAGATCGGAGAATGCTTCAGAAAATCGAAGACCTCGATACTCGGAATGAAGGAATAATATTTCTCTCCCAGAATCTCGGGAAAATGTCGATCATTCTGCCTCATATGGTACATCTCGATTCTGCACCGAAAAACTATTTCAATCTGGCTTGTCGAAAAGCAGAACTTGATCCAACGCAGCTCAATCCGAATGATTATGTGATTTTTGGTATTAAAACCGAAAGTTTGAGTGACATATAG
- a CDS encoding signal peptidase II: MRIFFLTISLFFCIALDMGSKIFVEDTVFGTWKEICVHPEINSAATVEYCRDNIISFTDFFSLHLSYNSGIAFSLPIHGIMLQIITLLLIGGILYQYFSVEYPKKSKLLDAGYVLILSGALSHAYERIFVGHVVDFIAVKYFAILNIADIFISVGAFLLILAYVIFRKSR, translated from the coding sequence ATGCGCATTTTTTTCCTCACCATTTCCCTGTTCTTCTGTATTGCTCTCGATATGGGATCGAAGATTTTTGTTGAGGATACGGTTTTCTGAACATGGAAAGAAATATGTGTTCATCCAGAAATAAATAGTGCTGCGACAGTCGAATATTGTCGTGATAATATTATTTCTTTCACGGATTTTTTCTCTCTCCATCTCTCGTATAATTCTGGAATTGCCTTTTCCCTGCCAATTCATGGAATCATGCTACAAATCATTACTTTGTTGCTTATCGGAGGGATTCTGTACCAGTATTTCTCTGTAGAGTATCCGAAAAAATCGAAATTGCTCGATGCTGGATATGTTCTGATTCTCTCATGAGCCCTTTCTCATGCCTATGAACGGATTTTTGTCGGGCATGTGGTGGATTTTATCGCGGTGAAATATTTTGCCATTTTGAATATTGCGGATATATTTATCTCAGTTTGAGCCTTTCTCCTTATTCTTGCTTATGTTATCTTCCGAAAATCTCGATAA
- a CDS encoding divalent-cation tolerance protein CutA has protein sequence MSFTLIYVTHPSKPEAVRITSELLNKHLIACANYMPIESVFWWEGFLTKSAEIVTIYKTRNENWEIVKSTIEATHKDTTPCIIKLGIVEANASYEAWIQSECSLPPTL, from the coding sequence ATGTCATTCACACTTATATACGTCACACATCCATCGAAGCCTGAAGCAGTACGAATCACGAGCGAATTGCTCAATAAACATCTCATCGCTTGTGCGAATTATATGCCAATCGAGAGTGTTTTTTGGTGGGAAGGATTTCTCACCAAAAGTGCTGAAATAGTCACTATCTACAAGACTCGGAATGAGAACTGGGAAATCGTGAAGTCAACGATCGAGGCGACTCATAAGGATACAACTCCATGTATTATCAAGCTCGGAATTGTTGAAGCGAATGCTTCGTATGAGGCATGGATCCAATCCGAATGTTCTCTTCCTCCAACTCTTTAG
- a CDS encoding S-layer homology domain-containing protein: MSKLFRLLVISFSTSFLFANTFAASEFLQYAKTLSATGVINAQNFEVGYRLTDKLSRAESAKLVVNAMKIPSGECSGTVYADVSAALGNLCGYIETANSNGLIASASYFRPNDPVTRAEFAKFVANAAKLTLTSTATGFSDVSESNTLSGYINALAEAGIINITTHFRPNDSITRGEAFKMLVGAIEYTMIPVRESIVSGEMGN, translated from the coding sequence ATGTCCAAGCTATTTCGTCTCCTAGTAATCAGTTTTTCTACGTCATTTTTGTTTGCCAATACTTTTGCTGCAAGTGAATTTCTCCAATATGCCAAAACACTTTCTGCAACTGGCGTTATCAATGCACAAAATTTCGAAGTCGGATATCGACTCACTGATAAACTCTCTCGTGCTGAGTCTGCGAAGCTCGTCGTCAATGCTATGAAAATCCCTTCAGGAGAATGTTCTGGAACGGTGTATGCTGACGTTTCGGCTGCACTTGGGAATCTCTGTGGATATATCGAAACTGCCAATTCGAATGGATTGATTGCGAGTGCGAGTTATTTTCGACCGAATGATCCTGTGACTCGAGCGGAATTCGCAAAATTCGTAGCCAATGCAGCAAAACTCACTCTCACGTCAACTGCTACTGGATTTTCTGATGTTTCAGAAAGTAATACTCTTTCTGGCTATATCAATGCACTTGCTGAAGCAGGAATTATTAATATAACAACTCATTTTCGACCGAATGATAGCATCACACGAGGTGAAGCGTTCAAAATGCTCGTCGGAGCGATTGAGTATACGATGATACCAGTGAGAGAATCTATTGTGAGTGGTGAAATGGGGAATTAA
- a CDS encoding HAD domain-containing protein has translation METEKQSSTNFIFLDIDGVMCPFISLSDHWRQIFWRNYWTKIGRYDLVLQTISEEKKRVLNSFIQSIGGNVKIVISSDWRKTLPEEILAKAIGQNSVQKTMYKPRNIANPFEWRQWLYEATHKKDLRLEQIRKFCEDFGGKINRIIVIDDSSVVPSGSVIGGITIEFIQPTSSTGLTNTFLS, from the coding sequence ATGGAAACAGAAAAACAATCTTCAACTAATTTTATCTTTCTTGATATAGATGGTGTTATGTGTCCATTCATTAGTCTTTCGGATCATTGGAGACAGATTTTTTGGAGAAATTACTGGACAAAGATTGGAAGATATGATCTTGTCTTGCAAACCATTTCTGAGGAGAAAAAGCGAGTGCTGAATAGTTTCATTCAGAGCATTTGATGAAATGTGAAAATAGTTATTTCTTCTGATTGGAGAAAGACTCTTCCTGAAGAAATACTTGCTAAAGCTATATGACAAAACTCTGTTCAAAAGACTATGTACAAACCTAGAAATATTGCTAATCCATTTGAGTGGAGGCAGTGGCTCTATGAAGCAACTCACAAAAAAGATTTACGATTGGAGCAGATACGAAAGTTTTGTGAGGATTTTTGATGAAAAATTAATAGAATTATTGTAATAGATGATTCTTCAGTAGTTCCGTCATGATCTGTTATATGATGAATAACTATAGAATTTATCCAACCAACATCTTCTACTGGTCTGACAAACACCTTTCTTTCTTAA
- a CDS encoding HD domain-containing protein — protein MLKKLTNLIFECFQLKEIKHEGWRMAGISNPDSVAEHSLNAAQIAYILAQMEGADANKCASMLVWHDIAESRVGDMHKVATRYITNKMEVEEQVMQDQFQDIEFGADILELFHEYEHRTTLEGIVAKDADYLEQAFQAKKYMELGFHEAEDWIINVGKALRTESAKKLWQELQKTGFTDWWKKGNLKKIDAKEIYQ, from the coding sequence ATGCTCAAAAAACTCACCAATCTCATCTTCGAATGCTTCCAACTCAAAGAAATCAAACATGAGGGTTGGAGAATGGCGGGCATTTCGAATCCTGACTCTGTCGCGGAACATAGCCTGAACGCTGCACAGATTGCCTATATCCTTGCCCAGATGGAGTGAGCTGATGCGAATAAGTGTGCGAGCATGCTTGTCTGGCATGATATTGCCGAGAGTCGAGTGGGTGATATGCACAAGGTAGCGACGCGATATATCACGAACAAGATGGAAGTCGAAGAACAAGTGATGCAGGATCAATTCCAGGATATCGAGTTTGGTGCTGATATTCTCGAGCTTTTTCATGAATACGAGCATCGGACGACACTTGAAGGAATAGTTGCGAAGGATGCTGACTATCTCGAACAGGCGTTTCAGGCGAAGAAATATATGGAACTCGGATTCCATGAGGCTGAGGATTGGATCATCAATGTTGGGAAAGCGCTCAGAACGGAGAGTGCGAAAAAACTCTGGCAAGAGCTCCAGAAAACGGGATTCACTGACTGGTGGAAAAAATGAAATCTCAAGAAAATCGATGCGAAGGAGATTTATCAGTAA
- a CDS encoding MazG nucleotide pyrophosphohydrolase domain-containing protein has protein sequence MLSIIQKLIILTEKRIPFLMKHGDGNFFKGSQTFFDGILDEMNEVKEELENGKQVYLEDELGDVFWDYICLLENLEQEGKINKEKVFERCYTKFSERLNIDGSNNGNWIEVKRMQKERLKQEQDTLDNIL, from the coding sequence ATGCTTTCTATTATCCAGAAACTCATTATTCTCACAGAGAAACGTATACCATTTCTTATGAAACACGGTGACGGAAATTTTTTTAAGTGAAGTCAGACTTTTTTTGATGGAATTCTGGATGAAATGAATGAAGTAAAAGAAGAGCTAGAAAATGGAAAACAAGTATATCTCGAAGATGAGCTCGGAGATGTTTTTTGGGATTATATTTGTCTTCTCGAGAATCTAGAACAGGAATGAAAAATCAATAAAGAAAAAGTATTTGAACGATGTTATACAAAATTTAGCGAACGTCTCAATATAGATGGTTCTAATAATGGGAATTGGATTGAGGTAAAGAGAATGCAAAAAGAAAGATTGAAGCAGGAACAAGATACTCTTGATAATATCCTATAA
- the tyrS gene encoding tyrosine--tRNA ligase translates to MQNSQIHNLLTKGVSNVIDRANLEKRLLAGEKLRVKFGIDPTAAKIHIGHMVPFLKLKEFQALGHEIVLLFGDATAQVGDTSDKDAERPMLTREETRRNCEVFLQKFSKVIDISKINVYYNSEGLDVVNFAGVGELAKNFSVAEMLDRDNFSKRYKEGKRISLQEFLYPIMQGYDSVAIAKKYGSCDLELGGNDQYFNLLAGRTMMNAFGLPKQDIMTFDLLVGTDGKKMSKTSPNCILIDDTPFDMYQKLINVDDSLIVHYFTFATDMTIEQVDVIAKRLESGEHPNILKKELADYVVTMYHGKPYDPLDTGSIEKFQVTSSKLLDGKMFIGDILKELNFCATSGDVRNALAGNSVRVNGEVITDPKFLVTISPEGTLVEMGKKKAKRVFL, encoded by the coding sequence ATGCAAAATTCTCAAATCCATAATCTCCTCACGAAGTGAGTGTCCAATGTTATCGACCGAGCCAATCTCGAGAAACGTCTCCTTGCTGGAGAAAAGCTCCGCGTGAAGTTCGGAATCGATCCGACCGCTGCGAAGATTCATATCGGGCATATGGTACCATTCTTGAAGCTCAAGGAATTCCAAGCGCTCGGACATGAGATTGTTCTCTTGTTCGGTGATGCGACGGCACAAGTCGGTGATACGAGTGATAAAGATGCAGAACGTCCGATGCTCACACGAGAGGAGACTCGTCGCAATTGTGAGGTATTCCTCCAGAAATTCTCGAAAGTCATCGATATTTCGAAGATCAATGTCTACTACAATAGTGAATGACTCGATGTAGTGAATTTTGCTTGAGTTGGTGAACTTGCGAAGAATTTCTCCGTGGCGGAGATGCTCGATCGTGATAATTTCTCGAAGCGCTACAAGGAAGGAAAGCGCATTTCCCTTCAGGAATTTCTCTATCCTATCATGCAAGGATATGATAGTGTCGCCATCGCGAAGAAATATGGTTCCTGTGATCTCGAACTCGGTGGGAATGATCAGTACTTCAATCTCTTAGCTGGACGTACGATGATGAATGCATTTGGACTGCCGAAGCAGGATATTATGACATTCGATCTCCTCGTCGGAACGGATGGAAAAAAGATGAGTAAAACAAGCCCAAACTGTATCCTCATCGATGATACTCCATTCGATATGTATCAGAAGCTCATCAATGTCGATGATAGTCTCATCGTTCACTACTTCACCTTCGCGACGGATATGACCATCGAACAGGTGGATGTCATTGCAAAACGACTGGAATCTGGTGAACATCCGAATATCCTGAAGAAAGAACTTGCTGACTATGTCGTCACGATGTATCATGGGAAACCGTATGATCCCCTCGATACTGGAAGTATCGAGAAGTTCCAAGTAACTAGTTCCAAGTTGCTAGACGGGAAAATGTTTATTGGAGATATTCTGAAAGAATTAAACTTCTGTGCAACTTCCTGAGATGTTCGCAATGCACTCGCTGGGAATTCTGTCCGAGTGAATGGCGAAGTGATTACAGATCCGAAATTTCTCGTTACAATTTCTCCCGAAGGAACTCTGGTTGAGATGGGAAAGAAGAAAGCAAAAAGAGTGTTTTTATAA